In a genomic window of Virgibacillus sp. SK37:
- a CDS encoding phosphate-starvation-inducible protein PsiE, whose protein sequence is MQTLKKGYAFFLYFFPYLLQVTLNVVLVFLAIILCFLMIKELFLFSRILVENETTDYQIYLASILIFFLYFEFVAMIVKYFKENYHFPLRYFLYIGITAMIRLIIVEHDNALSTMYYSIVILLLIIGYFIMNLTPRQRPESKWFFKRE, encoded by the coding sequence ATGCAAACATTAAAAAAGGGGTACGCATTTTTTCTGTATTTTTTTCCATATTTGCTTCAAGTTACGTTGAATGTCGTTTTAGTGTTTCTGGCAATCATCTTATGTTTTCTAATGATAAAAGAGCTATTCTTGTTCAGTCGGATCCTGGTAGAAAATGAAACTACGGACTATCAAATCTATCTGGCCAGTATCCTAATATTCTTTTTATATTTCGAATTTGTAGCTATGATTGTAAAATATTTTAAAGAAAATTATCATTTTCCGCTTCGTTATTTTCTATATATAGGTATAACAGCAATGATCCGCCTGATTATTGTGGAACATGATAATGCTCTTAGTACGATGTATTATTCCATTGTAATCTTGCTACTAATAATCGGCTACTTTATTATGAATCTTACACCACGGCAAAGACCGGAAAGTAAATGGTTTTTTAAAAGGGAATAA
- a CDS encoding CoA-acylating methylmalonate-semialdehyde dehydrogenase — translation MTKTKVDVLKNYIGGKWVEGSSDRTAEIYNPATGEVIAHVPISSQKDVDQAVETASQAFQTWKEIAVPKRARILFKYQQLLVDNWDELAELITIENGKSVKEAYGEVQRGIECVEYAAGAPSLMMGSQLPSIATDLESGVYRYPIGVIGGITPFNFPMMVPAWMFPMAIVTGNTFVLKPSERTPLLANRLAELLEEAGLPEGVFNIVHGGHDVVNGLLDHKDVAAISFVGSQPVAEYVYKKGTSNLKRVQALAGAKNHSIVLKDADLENAATQIISAAFGSAGERCMACSVVAVEEEIADQFIEKLVNKANELKIGNGLDEEVFLGPVIREQHKQRTLQYIETGEKEGAELIRDGREDASTKREGYFVGPTIFDHVTSEMKIWQDEIFAPVLAISRVEDLESAINLTNKSRFANGACLFTRDGGHVRTFREKIDAGMLGVNIGVPAPMAFFPFSGWKDSFYGDLHANGKDGLEFYTRKKVLTTRWV, via the coding sequence ATGACGAAGACGAAAGTGGATGTGCTAAAGAATTATATTGGCGGTAAATGGGTGGAAGGAAGCAGCGACCGGACGGCGGAAATTTATAACCCAGCAACGGGTGAAGTAATTGCACATGTACCAATTTCTTCACAGAAGGATGTGGACCAAGCAGTTGAAACAGCGAGCCAAGCTTTTCAAACATGGAAGGAAATTGCTGTACCAAAAAGGGCAAGAATATTATTCAAATATCAACAATTGCTTGTAGACAACTGGGACGAATTAGCCGAGCTAATTACCATAGAAAATGGAAAAAGTGTGAAGGAAGCGTATGGAGAAGTACAACGTGGAATTGAGTGTGTAGAATACGCAGCGGGTGCACCATCGTTAATGATGGGGTCACAGCTTCCTTCGATAGCTACGGATTTGGAATCTGGTGTCTATCGTTACCCGATTGGAGTCATAGGTGGGATTACTCCCTTTAACTTTCCAATGATGGTACCTGCCTGGATGTTCCCAATGGCGATTGTGACAGGGAATACGTTTGTACTGAAACCGTCTGAACGAACGCCATTATTAGCAAATCGTTTAGCTGAATTACTTGAGGAAGCTGGTCTTCCAGAAGGTGTGTTTAATATTGTCCATGGCGGCCATGATGTAGTTAACGGTTTATTGGACCATAAAGATGTCGCAGCAATCTCTTTTGTAGGATCTCAACCAGTAGCGGAATATGTATACAAAAAAGGCACCAGCAACTTGAAACGGGTTCAAGCGCTTGCTGGAGCAAAGAATCACTCTATCGTACTAAAGGATGCAGATTTGGAAAATGCAGCCACGCAGATTATTTCTGCTGCCTTCGGTTCAGCGGGAGAGCGATGTATGGCTTGTTCGGTAGTAGCTGTTGAAGAGGAAATTGCAGATCAATTTATTGAAAAGCTTGTGAATAAAGCGAATGAGCTTAAAATTGGAAACGGATTAGACGAAGAAGTATTCCTGGGTCCGGTGATTAGAGAGCAACATAAGCAGAGAACTCTACAATATATCGAAACAGGAGAAAAGGAAGGCGCAGAACTTATTCGAGATGGTCGAGAGGATGCTAGTACGAAGCGCGAAGGCTATTTTGTAGGTCCAACTATCTTTGATCATGTAACAAGTGAGATGAAAATATGGCAGGATGAAATTTTTGCACCAGTATTGGCTATTAGTAGAGTGGAAGATTTGGAGAGTGCTATTAACTTAACTAATAAATCAAGATTTGCAAATGGTGCTTGCCTCTTTACAAGAGATGGTGGGCATGTACGTACATTTCGTGAGAAGATTGATGCAGGGATGCTAGGCGTAAATATTGGGGTACCTGCACCAATGGCTTTCTTCCCATTTTCAGGCTGGAAGGATTCGTTTTATGGTGATCTCCATGCTAATGGAAAAGATGGCCTTGAATTCTATACAAGAAAAAAGGTATTAACAACACGCTGGGTATAA
- a CDS encoding biotin transporter BioY: MSDSSLKLRMMIVTALFAAIIGVLAQLTIPLPLVPITGQTLAIGLAATILGSRYGTLSILLYLALGAIGVPVFAQMSAGLGVLFGPTGGYLFSFIPTALFIGFYLEKTSFNITNAIIANIIGMFISLLLGTVWLKFIAELSWGAAFASGVAPFLIVGVIKAVLAAWIGIMVRQRLASANLLYA; this comes from the coding sequence GTGTCTGATTCAAGTTTAAAACTCAGAATGATGATTGTGACAGCTTTATTTGCTGCAATTATCGGCGTGTTAGCACAATTAACCATTCCCTTACCACTTGTACCAATCACTGGGCAAACACTTGCAATTGGCTTAGCCGCTACTATTTTAGGATCACGTTACGGAACTTTATCCATTCTTTTATATTTAGCTCTTGGAGCAATCGGAGTTCCTGTTTTTGCACAAATGTCCGCAGGGTTGGGCGTTTTATTTGGACCTACAGGAGGGTATTTATTCAGTTTTATTCCTACTGCTTTGTTCATTGGTTTTTATCTGGAGAAAACAAGCTTCAACATCACAAATGCAATTATTGCCAATATCATAGGGATGTTTATTTCTTTACTGCTTGGAACGGTGTGGTTGAAATTTATAGCCGAACTTTCCTGGGGAGCTGCCTTTGCAAGTGGAGTTGCACCATTTCTCATTGTAGGTGTCATTAAAGCTGTGCTGGCAGCATGGATTGGCATTATGGTCAGACAACGGCTTGCCTCAGCAAATTTGTTATATGCTTAA
- a CDS encoding nucleotidyl transferase AbiEii/AbiGii toxin family protein, giving the protein MGETNSIQIEEKLRLVAEINGRTFDSVMCLYLQEKFMDRLAASPFGGRLVLKEDPIFFYNTKLPTEQSTKLKLLSSFTNHGIGFIVEVFGKICSPLNKEDEVYFDNNKMEVTEKWDMEGKEINILLPAYLGKVKYHLEMTILTGDILTPNRKSVLYQGILTNKPIRVTTYPAETLIADKLERCVSNRTKMNDLYKIFHLALEYNYDGRVLQEAICETFQKRGTDLVKELPLFTEGFSSESEKEKQWETFIKANGYEETVNFKSIMATIRIFLRPLYETIIMEEEFFGNWNHELQVWG; this is encoded by the coding sequence ATGGGGGAAACTAATAGTATACAGATAGAGGAAAAATTAAGACTGGTAGCTGAAATTAATGGAAGGACCTTTGACTCCGTGATGTGCTTATACCTACAGGAAAAATTCATGGATCGTCTTGCTGCATCTCCGTTCGGGGGCCGTCTTGTATTGAAAGAGGATCCTATCTTTTTTTATAATACCAAATTACCAACAGAGCAAAGCACGAAGCTAAAACTATTATCTTCTTTTACGAACCATGGGATCGGTTTCATTGTAGAGGTCTTTGGAAAAATCTGTTCACCTTTGAATAAAGAAGACGAAGTTTATTTTGATAATAATAAAATGGAAGTGACAGAAAAATGGGACATGGAAGGAAAAGAGATAAATATTCTGCTCCCTGCATATCTTGGAAAAGTTAAGTACCATTTGGAAATGACTATACTTACTGGCGACATTCTCACACCAAATCGGAAAAGCGTGCTATATCAAGGGATATTGACGAATAAACCGATTAGAGTAACAACATATCCGGCAGAAACACTGATTGCCGATAAGTTGGAAAGATGTGTTTCCAACCGCACAAAGATGAATGATTTGTACAAAATTTTTCACTTGGCACTTGAATATAATTATGATGGACGGGTATTACAAGAAGCGATTTGTGAAACCTTCCAAAAAAGAGGAACAGACTTAGTTAAAGAGCTTCCACTATTTACTGAAGGATTTTCAAGTGAATCTGAAAAAGAGAAACAATGGGAAACTTTTATAAAAGCAAATGGCTATGAAGAAACTGTCAATTTTAAATCCATTATGGCAACAATACGAATCTTCCTACGTCCGCTCTATGAGACGATCATTATGGAGGAAGAGTTTTTTGGGAACTGGAATCATGAGCTGCAAGTGTGGGGATAA
- a CDS encoding sodium:solute symporter translates to MGIVTLYTWIGFGAFLAIMFVLSLISARKTKNVSDFAIGGGSLGPYVLGLSFSATYLSAATFLGYPGWSHAWGYSNLWLLLAIIGGGPIGVLMVAKRVRKLNTGQKSLSLPDWLGDFYKSDILRVGSGIILLFNIFYIAAQFVAGARIFEYLLGMSYTGGLLLITTIVVLYVFAGGAFADIYTDAVQSIMMGIAGTFIFISGIVLFWKGSITATFTGITNRLASQETNLVDVFNPESAHFYSGAVVVGAIVIQWAFASAPHLFNKVLGLKNEKDIGKMILTYLIATAFSLVVLFGGIYSRVALGNGVAEADLALMEYAVWAFPAVVVAIIGVVILAAAMSTTDGLFVSISTVFANDIFLKVLVKKGIIRVTHQKAEKIALRISRLSVPFVGLTAFLIVLRPPVYMGDVMWIGISGVAAGTMGPILYAVYGKKKASKRAAELSMVTGLLSYLVLYFSGLVPSTMTAGAIATFIGIGTIVILSAVLRKDSKHVEARKQLKVN, encoded by the coding sequence ATGGGTATAGTTACACTCTATACGTGGATAGGCTTTGGTGCGTTTCTTGCCATCATGTTTGTCCTCAGTTTAATAAGTGCAAGAAAAACAAAAAATGTAAGTGATTTTGCTATTGGTGGAGGGAGTCTTGGCCCTTATGTGCTTGGTCTTTCTTTTTCGGCAACATACTTGAGTGCTGCAACGTTCCTTGGTTATCCAGGCTGGTCACATGCCTGGGGTTATTCCAACCTTTGGCTCTTACTAGCAATTATTGGTGGTGGACCAATTGGTGTACTAATGGTAGCAAAGCGTGTAAGAAAGTTAAATACGGGCCAAAAATCTCTTTCTCTACCAGATTGGCTTGGCGACTTTTATAAAAGTGATATTTTACGAGTCGGCAGTGGTATTATTTTGCTTTTCAATATCTTTTATATTGCCGCCCAATTTGTTGCAGGTGCACGTATTTTTGAATATCTTCTAGGGATGTCTTATACTGGTGGTCTTTTGCTAATCACCACCATTGTCGTACTTTATGTCTTTGCAGGTGGGGCGTTTGCAGATATTTACACAGATGCTGTTCAGTCGATTATGATGGGGATTGCCGGTACATTTATCTTTATTTCCGGTATCGTTCTTTTTTGGAAAGGAAGCATTACAGCAACCTTTACGGGCATTACGAATCGACTTGCTAGTCAAGAAACTAATTTGGTCGATGTATTTAACCCGGAATCCGCACACTTTTATTCCGGTGCTGTCGTTGTGGGTGCAATTGTAATTCAATGGGCATTCGCCTCCGCTCCACATCTATTCAATAAAGTTCTTGGGTTAAAAAATGAAAAGGATATCGGTAAAATGATTTTGACATACCTGATCGCTACAGCGTTTTCCCTTGTCGTGTTGTTTGGTGGGATTTACAGCCGGGTAGCCTTGGGGAATGGAGTGGCAGAGGCAGATTTAGCATTAATGGAATACGCGGTTTGGGCCTTTCCAGCAGTAGTTGTGGCAATAATTGGTGTAGTTATTCTCGCTGCAGCAATGTCTACAACAGATGGTTTATTTGTCTCAATTTCCACTGTCTTTGCCAATGATATTTTTCTGAAGGTTCTGGTTAAAAAAGGTATTATTCGTGTCACTCATCAAAAGGCAGAAAAGATTGCACTGCGAATTAGTCGTCTTTCTGTGCCATTTGTCGGCCTTACTGCATTTTTAATTGTACTCCGTCCCCCAGTTTATATGGGAGATGTCATGTGGATTGGTATTTCTGGTGTGGCAGCAGGTACGATGGGGCCAATTCTATATGCAGTTTACGGAAAAAAGAAAGCTTCCAAACGAGCGGCTGAGCTATCAATGGTTACTGGTTTGTTGTCTTATTTGGTGCTATATTTTAGTGGTCTTGTGCCAAGTACGATGACAGCAGGAGCTATCGCCACCTTTATAGGAATTGGAACCATTGTTATTCTGTCAGCTGTTCTCAGAAAAGACTCAAAACATGTAGAAGCACGTAAACAACTAAAAGTTAATTGA
- a CDS encoding DUF2294 domain-containing protein produces the protein MNKYEAEFSNLVRAFRKKHMGKGPSKVTTTFCKNWAICEMEGNLSPVEKFIAGANEGKQVLRAARTEMVKEMYRKNPPEAMEAFLDCQFVDLFVDIDIDRDFGMSIFIFNDNIEEKFNN, from the coding sequence ATGAATAAATATGAAGCAGAATTCAGCAATCTTGTTCGTGCTTTTCGAAAAAAACATATGGGAAAAGGTCCGAGCAAGGTGACAACAACTTTTTGTAAAAATTGGGCGATCTGTGAGATGGAAGGCAATCTTTCACCTGTAGAAAAGTTTATCGCTGGTGCCAATGAAGGGAAGCAGGTACTACGTGCAGCTAGAACCGAAATGGTGAAGGAAATGTACCGAAAAAATCCACCAGAAGCGATGGAAGCATTTCTGGATTGCCAATTTGTTGATTTATTTGTTGATATTGATATTGATCGTGATTTTGGTATGTCAATTTTTATATTTAATGATAATATTGAAGAGAAATTTAATAATTAA
- a CDS encoding DUF3892 domain-containing protein, with protein MGEGQGEQDTNQAASDQEKIIAVRKNEDGDIIAFKTESGRQLDYLTALDEAKAGKLAHVDVFHKYGRDIIRSEPDGVKENNLSNLDTF; from the coding sequence ATGGGAGAAGGTCAAGGAGAACAGGATACAAATCAGGCTGCAAGTGATCAGGAGAAAATTATTGCTGTTCGAAAAAACGAGGATGGCGACATTATTGCTTTTAAAACGGAGAGCGGCAGACAACTGGATTACTTGACTGCACTTGACGAAGCAAAAGCAGGTAAGCTTGCACATGTTGATGTCTTTCATAAATATGGCAGGGATATTATTCGCAGTGAACCTGATGGGGTGAAGGAGAATAACTTGTCTAATCTAGATACATTTTAG
- a CDS encoding FdhF/YdeP family oxidoreductase, which translates to MGKTQHQGPIKISKKPAPEHWVSPIPFGLGKVKPKHIRDTMKIMWENKDNLNYAKNILTKGVCDGCALGVSGLQDQTLQGPHLCTTRLNVLRLSTMPAMKEEVVHADIKELKKYSSKELRGLGRIPYPLIRRKGETKFSRISWDEAMDLIAEKMKKLDPKQYAFYLTSRGITNESYYVAGKVARFLGTNHIDNASRICHSPSKTALKRSVGIGASSANYQDWIGTDVLLFWGSVASNSSPVSTKYMLAAKKKGTKIIVVNPYKEPAMDKYWVPSNVESALFGTKLADDFYQVNIGGDIAFMHGIMKHWFEMEERESHSAINHAFVEEHVNGYEELRAKVEEQTWEAIVDSSGVEKARIIELAELLAKSKNAVYAWALGLTMHSFATDNISQVANLALLRGHLGRKYSGLMPFRGHSSVQGSGEMGADPFVLPGGGWDKENVKRIENVWDFELPKWQGDIVGVTLENAALPDDHERKLKLYYMSGGNFLETMPNPDFVEKALTSLDIRVHQDIIFNTSTLVEAKEAVIVLPAKTRYEQEGGGTSTSTERMVYFSPEIEGNKQEVKEARAEWKIYIDLARRVKPETAQLVDFKDGQSIRDEIAVANRDYDGIQHLKKQGDVFQWGGAWLCEGGVCPTPDGKGNLIAIDIPRLDKPEGTFYITTRRGKQFNSMVYKDTDPFNEAGRYDVLINPTNAKELDITNGEAIVLYNQHGVFQGKAHVADITEGNVGLHFPEGNFLIPKGVYDGPSGIPQYSIAVKVEKAERFNARKDVDYLEDRVEDLEMEV; encoded by the coding sequence ATGGGAAAGACACAACATCAGGGGCCAATAAAAATTTCTAAAAAACCAGCACCAGAGCATTGGGTAAGTCCAATACCGTTCGGGTTGGGAAAAGTAAAACCAAAGCACATCCGGGACACCATGAAGATTATGTGGGAGAACAAGGATAATTTAAATTATGCCAAAAATATTTTAACAAAAGGAGTTTGCGATGGCTGTGCGTTAGGTGTTTCAGGCCTACAGGATCAGACACTACAAGGACCGCATCTATGCACAACTAGGCTGAATGTGCTCCGGTTAAGTACAATGCCTGCGATGAAGGAAGAAGTAGTACATGCCGATATTAAGGAACTGAAAAAGTATAGTAGCAAAGAATTACGTGGATTGGGTCGTATCCCATACCCGCTTATCCGCCGAAAAGGGGAAACTAAATTTTCCCGCATAAGCTGGGATGAAGCAATGGATTTGATTGCTGAAAAAATGAAAAAGCTGGACCCGAAACAATATGCTTTTTATTTAACTTCCAGGGGAATAACCAATGAGTCTTACTATGTTGCTGGAAAGGTTGCTCGTTTTCTAGGCACAAATCATATTGATAATGCCTCGAGGATCTGCCACTCACCTTCCAAGACGGCATTAAAGCGGTCCGTGGGGATCGGGGCGAGCAGCGCAAACTATCAGGACTGGATTGGTACAGATGTTCTTTTATTCTGGGGATCTGTTGCTTCCAATAGTTCGCCAGTATCTACGAAATATATGTTGGCAGCAAAAAAGAAAGGCACCAAGATCATTGTAGTCAACCCATACAAAGAGCCTGCAATGGATAAGTACTGGGTGCCATCCAATGTAGAATCTGCTCTTTTCGGAACCAAACTTGCGGACGATTTCTATCAAGTGAACATTGGCGGAGATATTGCTTTTATGCATGGAATAATGAAGCATTGGTTCGAAATGGAAGAGCGCGAATCACATAGTGCCATTAATCATGCATTTGTAGAAGAACATGTAAATGGATATGAAGAATTACGAGCGAAAGTGGAGGAGCAAACATGGGAAGCTATCGTCGATTCCTCTGGAGTGGAGAAAGCTAGGATTATTGAATTGGCAGAGCTATTAGCCAAAAGTAAAAATGCTGTTTATGCATGGGCATTAGGTCTAACAATGCACTCCTTTGCTACGGATAACATTTCCCAGGTTGCAAATTTAGCACTTTTAAGAGGCCATTTAGGTCGTAAATATTCCGGCTTGATGCCATTTCGAGGACATTCCAGTGTACAAGGATCTGGTGAAATGGGTGCTGATCCGTTTGTTCTCCCTGGTGGAGGATGGGATAAGGAAAATGTAAAACGTATCGAAAACGTTTGGGACTTTGAACTTCCAAAATGGCAGGGAGACATTGTTGGAGTAACACTTGAGAATGCCGCATTACCGGATGATCATGAGCGTAAACTGAAATTATATTATATGAGTGGTGGAAATTTCCTGGAGACAATGCCAAACCCCGATTTTGTTGAAAAGGCACTGACCAGCCTGGACATTCGTGTTCATCAGGATATTATCTTTAATACGTCTACATTAGTGGAAGCAAAGGAAGCGGTTATTGTTCTTCCTGCTAAAACGCGCTACGAACAGGAGGGTGGGGGAACCTCCACATCTACAGAAAGAATGGTCTATTTTTCCCCAGAGATTGAAGGGAATAAACAAGAAGTAAAGGAAGCTCGTGCGGAATGGAAAATATATATTGATCTAGCAAGACGAGTCAAGCCAGAAACAGCGCAACTTGTAGATTTCAAAGATGGGCAGTCCATCCGTGATGAAATCGCAGTCGCAAACAGGGATTATGATGGAATCCAGCATTTGAAAAAGCAGGGAGATGTCTTCCAATGGGGTGGTGCTTGGCTCTGTGAAGGTGGCGTGTGTCCGACACCGGATGGAAAAGGAAACCTTATCGCCATCGATATACCACGCCTTGATAAACCGGAAGGCACCTTTTATATTACGACCCGACGTGGTAAACAATTTAATTCGATGGTATATAAAGACACAGACCCATTTAATGAAGCAGGCCGTTACGATGTATTAATTAATCCAACAAATGCAAAAGAACTGGATATTACGAATGGAGAAGCAATTGTGTTGTATAACCAGCATGGCGTGTTCCAGGGAAAGGCACACGTTGCAGATATAACGGAAGGCAATGTAGGACTGCATTTTCCAGAAGGGAATTTCCTCATTCCAAAAGGAGTGTATGATGGGCCATCTGGGATACCTCAATACAGTATTGCTGTAAAAGTGGAAAAGGCGGAAAGATTTAATGCACGAAAAGATGTGGATTATTTAGAAGATCGTGTGGAAGATTTGGAGATGGAAGTGTAG
- the yidC gene encoding membrane protein insertase YidC, with product MGQSVFTFINKHKKLMLLSLLVLTLSGCSAATNEPLNPDQLDGMEYLVYPFTLLIKSIAKVFNDNYGFSIILITLIIRLLLLPFMVKQMKSSMDMKDKMDQMKPDLDALKEKYKDKKDQESMQAQQKEMMELYQKHGTNPFAMFGGCLPLLIQMPILLGFYYAIRRTPEIATHDFLWFSLGGTDIALTLIAVVIYYFQFKVSQMGMDEKQKKQMAFMGVLSPIMIGVFSISSPAAIPLYWATGGLFLMLQTWLTKKILYAKKETTS from the coding sequence GTGGGACAATCTGTATTCACATTTATTAATAAACATAAGAAATTAATGCTTTTATCTTTACTTGTTTTAACTCTAAGCGGCTGCTCTGCTGCTACAAATGAGCCACTAAACCCGGATCAATTGGACGGTATGGAGTATTTAGTTTATCCATTTACATTGCTAATTAAATCCATTGCGAAGGTTTTCAATGACAATTATGGTTTTTCCATTATCTTGATTACATTAATTATTCGATTGTTACTTTTACCATTTATGGTTAAACAAATGAAATCGAGTATGGACATGAAGGATAAAATGGATCAAATGAAGCCTGACTTAGATGCATTAAAGGAGAAGTACAAAGATAAAAAAGACCAGGAATCCATGCAAGCACAGCAAAAAGAGATGATGGAGCTCTATCAAAAACATGGTACCAACCCTTTTGCTATGTTCGGAGGCTGCTTGCCATTATTGATTCAAATGCCAATATTACTTGGATTTTATTACGCTATCCGCAGAACGCCTGAAATTGCTACACATGACTTTTTATGGTTCAGTTTGGGGGGAACAGATATCGCCCTGACGTTGATTGCTGTTGTCATTTACTACTTCCAATTTAAGGTTTCTCAAATGGGGATGGATGAAAAACAAAAAAAGCAAATGGCTTTTATGGGGGTTCTATCGCCGATCATGATTGGTGTTTTCTCCATAAGCTCTCCAGCTGCCATTCCGCTATATTGGGCAACAGGCGGATTATTTTTAATGCTACAAACATGGCTTACAAAGAAAATATTATATGCAAAAAAAGAAACTACATCATAA
- a CDS encoding nucleotidyltransferase domain-containing protein has translation MYEKIQMTLESLEDRHHIKIPYACEAGSRAWGLANEKSDYDVRFLYVYPKVAYLRIDPVGNREFPEVIEKPISESLDIGGWELTKALRLFRKSNPSLLEWINSPVVYKNDDFLIKQMKDILPSVFNTKACIMHYTKMAKGNLHRYQKNLHPKTKDVLNIIKPIVSAKWIDNYQEFHPVNFSMMVEDFYSGEIKNTYLQLAKEKKLDLQLTIDTNQLLKHAATEIAALETSAKKLQPEKIEETKKLDELFRNSLERTWG, from the coding sequence ATGTACGAAAAAATACAAATGACGCTTGAATCTCTTGAAGATAGGCATCACATAAAAATACCTTACGCTTGCGAAGCGGGAAGCAGAGCATGGGGACTTGCCAATGAGAAAAGTGATTATGATGTTCGCTTTCTCTATGTCTATCCGAAGGTAGCCTATTTACGTATTGATCCAGTGGGTAACCGGGAATTTCCAGAGGTAATAGAAAAGCCCATAAGCGAGTCTTTGGATATAGGCGGCTGGGAGCTCACTAAAGCGCTGCGTTTATTCAGAAAATCCAATCCGTCCTTACTCGAGTGGATCAATTCACCTGTCGTTTATAAAAACGATGATTTTCTTATAAAACAAATGAAAGACATTCTCCCATCGGTTTTTAACACAAAAGCCTGTATCATGCACTATACAAAAATGGCGAAGGGCAATTTACACAGATACCAAAAGAATCTACACCCTAAAACTAAGGATGTACTTAACATAATTAAACCAATTGTTTCAGCAAAATGGATTGATAATTATCAAGAATTTCATCCAGTTAATTTTTCAATGATGGTGGAAGATTTTTATTCAGGAGAAATTAAGAATACCTATTTACAATTAGCTAAAGAGAAAAAGCTTGATCTGCAACTGACAATAGATACTAATCAGCTATTAAAACATGCAGCGACAGAAATTGCTGCACTGGAAACTTCTGCAAAGAAGCTTCAACCCGAGAAAATAGAAGAGACAAAAAAGTTGGACGAGTTATTCCGTAATTCTTTAGAAAGAACTTGGGGATAG
- the ssuE gene encoding NADPH-dependent FMN reductase, whose protein sequence is MSEVVIISGSPSLSSRSDRVLKYLGELLEREHFTIRHISIRDIPSDDLFQGNYDSPSVQQVANTLNHASGVIVGSPVYKAAYSGVLKALLDILPQDILQHKPALPLMTGGSPSHMLALEYTLKPLLATLKGQTLKGIYLLDSQIDKQKDNPIIDEDVWNRTKKQLSYFIEILKKQELTTVISNKA, encoded by the coding sequence ATGAGTGAAGTTGTTATTATTTCTGGAAGTCCTTCTTTGTCTTCCAGATCGGATAGAGTATTAAAGTATTTAGGAGAATTGCTGGAGAGGGAGCATTTCACCATTAGGCATATTTCCATAAGGGATATTCCTTCAGATGACTTGTTTCAAGGAAACTATGATAGTCCTTCAGTTCAACAAGTTGCTAATACGTTAAATCATGCAAGTGGTGTCATTGTAGGTTCACCTGTGTATAAAGCTGCATATTCGGGGGTGTTAAAAGCATTACTCGATATTTTACCACAGGACATATTACAGCATAAACCGGCCCTTCCGCTAATGACAGGAGGGAGTCCGTCACATATGCTTGCTCTCGAATATACATTGAAGCCATTACTCGCTACATTGAAAGGACAGACGCTAAAAGGTATTTACTTGCTTGATAGTCAGATAGATAAGCAAAAAGATAACCCAATTATTGATGAGGATGTTTGGAACCGAACGAAAAAACAATTGAGTTATTTTATTGAAATTCTTAAAAAGCAGGAGCTTACGACGGTAATATCAAATAAAGCATAA
- a CDS encoding DinB family protein encodes MSKSLLKQFAFTRDSLIKEINKIDPEIADVQLDGYNNTIHWQIGHILTVAEQFLFGFPQKAQHLPGNYVELFGNGTKPADWQGEVPSVDKLTNELQEQVKRVMEIPEEQFNVKLEKPFLGQETFGGLTTLATYHEAQHTGQIHALRLLAEHTK; translated from the coding sequence ATGAGCAAATCACTTTTAAAGCAGTTTGCGTTCACGAGAGACTCATTAATTAAAGAAATTAATAAGATTGATCCAGAAATTGCTGATGTACAACTCGACGGATATAACAACACCATTCATTGGCAAATTGGGCATATTCTTACAGTAGCTGAGCAATTTTTATTTGGTTTTCCACAGAAGGCCCAGCATTTACCGGGAAATTATGTTGAATTATTTGGCAACGGAACAAAGCCAGCCGACTGGCAAGGAGAGGTCCCATCTGTGGATAAGCTTACAAATGAGCTTCAAGAACAGGTCAAACGTGTAATGGAAATCCCGGAGGAACAATTTAATGTAAAGTTGGAAAAGCCCTTTTTAGGTCAGGAAACATTTGGTGGCCTCACAACACTTGCAACTTACCATGAAGCACAGCACACAGGGCAAATCCATGCATTGCGTCTGCTTGCTGAGCACACAAAATAA